Proteins from one Neodiprion fabricii isolate iyNeoFabr1 chromosome 5, iyNeoFabr1.1, whole genome shotgun sequence genomic window:
- the LOC124182176 gene encoding zinc finger protein ush isoform X2, protein MSRRKQSNPKPIKREDEEWSDSEKTPSVSSGIDGGGSGVSSPAAHPGEDESSLPPPPRLNSTEEIRPRLQTVLPEDVRKRLGNRAEEIEACAKKLQEREAALRTTRDLSPKNHRGKEDADDDVIETVKSSNETRRCSPPSSSRRKEARRALGDLRRLDESPVQAKKMKLDDEATPKLRLNASLATDPALRPATVAALTIQPDNKSTANLTPPLPAALQKAITSGRLFILPTDGKEAITVEPSRPAPLICPPCGIRFSSASTLEAHRTFYCAHRPRADEESANDEDDEKSGKFDIRKAYACPHCSYSADKKVSLNRHMRMHAASPVPPPMTGTGPTTPGSPSNGSLLNEEAERYCRNCDIRFSSLKTYRAHKTHYCSTRHVVKDAPPPPLKASPPASSSPGDSPPPQPCLALPTNPILIVPYSLFRGASVLTAPALPTPDTACFLLPNGALQPMTRGLTAPPSTTEAPTVLRAANKPSTPASANSTSNLPSAAAAATAPLDLSVRRFLVPQDEKENRVSPAPSLPPPPGSPRSRGSSSPRARSLPAGQTSPAPVPSTELALRLAELPPPPVPGVLVKQGVSRCKECNIVFCRHENFVAHKKHYCQARENPVSSPPPSGTPSPPLYQLICAPCGIRFASFDNLNAHQAFYCNKRSEPLEHQARCPKCKALIEPGGSHTCTAGPTGSWPCPVCGLVSPTAGAAQRHIDAHQGVKAFRCTICRYKGNTLRGMRTHIRMHFEKRGTDLQEENYITCVLEDETTVQTTPEPAPATTPEEIPAAEAVVQQQQSVNGTAEVRKSSPQPAATTALTPSSGGKVKQEREDTPPPEESLDPAKAGPRYCHSCDISFNYLSTFIAHKKFYCSSHAGEASNNNNNSTSTPHVQETATTPASRTEASVL, encoded by the exons GGGAAGATGAAGAGTGGAGCGATTCAGAGAAAACCCCTTCGGTAAGCAGTGGCATCGACGGCGGTGGATCGGGGGTGTCCAGTCCTGCGGCGCATCCTGGGGAGGACGAGTCCAGTCTTCCACCACCTCCACGGTTGAATTCAACCGAAGAAATTCGACCGAGGTTACAGACCGTACTTCCCGAAGATGTGCGCAAGCGGCTCGGCAACAGGGCTGAGGAAATCGAG GCATGTGCAAAAAAGTTGCAAGAGCGGGAGGCGGCACTACGAACGACCCGTGACCTGAGCCCAAAAAATCATCGAGGAAAGGAGGACGCAGACGATGACGTGATCGAGACGGTCAAGAGCTCGAACGAGACAAGGAGATGCTCACCACCGTCGTCGTCGAGGAGAAAAGAGGCGCGCAGAGCCCTCGGCGACCTTCGACGACTCGATGAATCTCCGGTCCAAGCTAAGAAGATGAAGCTCGACGATGAAGCTACACCTAAATTGAGACTGAATGCTAGTCTGGCGACTGATCCTGCCCTTCGACCCGCGACTGTCGCCGCTTTAACTATCCAACCGGATAACAAGTCGACCGCTAACCTTACTCCACCCCTTCCTGCTGCGCTTCAAAAAG CGATAACGTCGGGGAGGTTATTTATTCTGCCAACGGACGGTAAGGAGGCAATAACAGTAGAACCCTCGCGGCCAGCACCGCTGATCTGTCCACCCTGCGGGATTCGGTTCAGTTCTGCGAGCACGCTGGAGGCGCACCGGACGTTTTACTGCGCGCACCGGCCGCGCGCCGACGAAGAGAGCGCgaacgacgaggacgacgagaAATCGGGGAAGTTCGATATACGAAAGGCATACGCGTGCCCTCACTGCTCCTACAGCGCTGACAAGAAGGTCTCGCTCAACAGGCACATGAGGATGCACGCCGCTTCGCCGGTCCCACCGCCGATGACAGGAACGGGCCCAACGACGCCAGGCAGCCCCTCTAACGGATCGCTCTTGAACGAGGAGGCCGAACGGTACTGCAGGAACTGCGATATCAG GTTCAGCTCTCTGAAGACATACCGGGCCCACAAAACTCACTACTGCAGCACGAGGCACGTGGTCAAAGACGCGCCGCCGCCCCCGTTGAAGGCGTCGCCCCCCGCCTCTTCGAGCCCTGGAGATTCGCCACCCCCACAGCCGTGCCTCGCGTTACCGACGAACCCGATCCTGATCGTCCCTTACTCGCTCTTCCGGGGGGCGAGCGTCCTAACGGCGCCGGCGCTCCCGACCCCCGACACCGCGTGCTTCCTGCTACCGAACGGGGCCCTGCAACCGATGACACGGGGCCTGACGGCGCCACCGTCGACGACCGAAGCGCCGACGGTCCTCCGGGCGGCGAACAAGCCTTCGACACCGGCTTCCGCGAACTCTACGTCAAACCTCCCttccgccgccgccgccgccaccgccCCCCTGGATCTCAGCGTCAGGCGGTTTCTTGTGCCCCAGGACGAAAAGGAGAACCGCGTTTCACCCGCACCTTCGCTACCCCCACCCCCCGGCAGCCCGAGGTCCAGGGGGTCCAGCAGTCCCAGGGCCAGATCGCTGCCCGCTGGTCAAACCAGCCCGGCACCCGTTCCTTCGACTGAACTCGCCCTCAGGCTAGCAGAGCTTCCACCACCCCCGGTTCCCGGTGTACTCGTCAAACAGGGTGTTTCCAG ATGTAAGGAATGCAACATCGTGTTTTGCCGCCACGAGAACTTTGTGGCGCACAAAAAGCACTATTGCCAGGCAAGAGAAAACCCAGTTAGCAGTCCACCGCCTTCGGGAACGCCGTCTCCGCCCTTGTACCAGCTGATATGCGCACCTTGCGGTATAAGGTTCGCATCATTTGACAACCTGAATGCCCATCAAGCCTTCTATTGCAACAAGAGGTCCGAGCCTCTGGAGCATCAGGCTCGATGTCCAAAGTGCAAG gcatTAATAGAGCCCGGTGGAAGCCACACTTGTACCGCTGGACCCACCGGAAGTTGGCCATGTCCAGTTTGCGGATTGGTCAGTCCGACCGCTGGCGCTGCTCAGAGGCACATAGATGCTCATCAGGGGGTCAAAGCATTCCGATGTACGATTTGTCGGTATAAGGGAAATACGCTTCGTGGTATGAGAACGCACATTAGGATGCACTTCGAGAAGAGGGGGACCGACCTGCag GAAGAAAATTACATAACCTGTGTCCTGGAGGACGAAACGACGGTTCAAACGACTCCAGAACCAGCGCCAGCGACGACGCCGGAAGAGATTCCCGCGGCTGAAGCGGTCGTTCAGCAGCAGCAGTCGGTAAATGGAACGGCCGAAGTAAGGAAAAGCAGCCCGCAACCGGCGGCGACGACAGCGCTGACACCGAGTAGCGGCGGGAAGGTGAAACAGGAACGCGAAGACACGCCGCCCCCCGAAGAGAGTCTTGACCCCGCTAAGGCTGGACCAAGGTATTGTCACTCATGTGACATCAGCTTTAACTATCTGAGTACCTTCATAGCAcacaagaaattttattgctcaAGCCACGCGGGGGAAGCcagcaacaacaataacaactcGACGTCCACGCCACACGTTCAGGAAACCGCAACTACTCCTGCTAGCAGGACCGAAGCATCCGTACTTTag
- the LOC124182177 gene encoding threonylcarbamoyladenosine tRNA methylthiotransferase, which yields MSSPCSDIIDDIEDLISSQDITPKERYSTKKNVTVRAKRKKDIREAPEATILSSVIPGTQTIYVKTWGCTHNSSDSEYMAGQLAAYGYNLTEDKSQADLWLLNSCTVKNPAEDHFRNEIELGRCSGKHVVVAGCVPQGAPKTGFLSGLSVIGVQQIDRVVEVVEETLKGNSVRFLGQKKEQGKKIGGASLALPKVRRNPLIEIIAINTGCLNQCTYCKTKHARGELGSYQPDEIIERAKQAFSEGVCELWLTSEDTGTYGRDIGSSLPELLWRLVEVVPEGCMMRIGMTNPPYILEHLEEMGKILQHPRVYSFLHVPVQSGSDQVLADMKREYCCADFEQVVNFLQARVPGVTIATDIICGFPTETDNDFEDTMTLCKKYKFPSLFINQFYPRPGTPAARMDKVPAQEVKKRTKKLSEFFQSYEPYGHKVGQVQNVLVTEISHDKKHFVGHNKFYEQVLVPMRDGFMGKMVQVRIISATKHSMKGQPLDEGISASIRTPLPKGIVSGIIEVAETKQSEPSKYRLFALIAIFLAVLARFLWKLLNV from the coding sequence ATGTCGTCGCCCTGCAGTGACATAATAGACGACATCGAGGACCTGATATCATCCCAGGACATAACGCCGAAGGAGCGTTACAGCACCAAGAAAAACGTGACAGTGCGAGCCAAGCGAAAAAAGGACATCCGCGAAGCTCCGGAGGCTACAATCCTGTCCAGCGTCATTCCAGGCACGCAAACAATCTACGTGAAGACCTGGGGCTGCACGCACAACAGTTCAGATAGCGAATACATGGCTGGTCAGCTGGCAGCGTACGGCTATAATTTGACAGAGGACAAAAGCCAGGCTGATCTGTGGTTGTTAAATTCATGTACGGTAAAAAACCCAGCCGAAGATCATTTCAGGAATGAAATCGAGCTCGGCAGATGCAGCGGCAAGCACGTTGTAGTCGCTGGCTGCGTGCCTCAGGGTGCACCGAAAACAGGTTTCCTGTCCGGTCTGAGCGTAATTGGCGTCCAGCAGATCGACCGGGTGGTCGAGGTGGTCGAGGAGACGTTGAAAGGAAACTCGGTTAGATTTCTGGGTCAGAAGAAAGAGCAGGGAAAGAAAATCGGCGGAGCTTCGCTGGCCCTGCCGAAAGTCAGGCGGAACCCACTGATCGAGATCATCGCCATAAACACAGGCTGCCTGAACCAGTGCACCTACTGTAAAACAAAGCACGCGAGAGGCGAATTGGGCAGCTATCAACCGGACGAGATAATTGAGCGTGCCAAGCAGGCCTTTTCCGAGGGCGTCTGTGAACTCTGGCTTACCTCTGAGGACACAGGGACCTACGGCCGTGATATCGGCTCCAGCCTTCCGGAGCTCCTCTGGAGACTCGTGGAAGTCGTGCCCGAGGGCTGCATGATGCGTATCGGGATGACAAACCCCCCCTACATCCTGGAGCACCTTGAAGAGATGGGCAAAATTCTTCAACATCCCAGAGTCTACAGTTTTCTGCACGTCCCTGTTCAGTCGGGCAGCGATCAGGTGCTCGCAGATATGAAGAGAGAGTATTGCTGCGCTGACTTTGAACAGGTTGTTAATTTCCTGCAAGCCCGGGTACCGGGCGTCACCATTGCCACGGACATAATATGCGGTTTTCCTACCGAGACAGACAACGACTTTGAGGACACCATGACCCTCTGCAAAAAGTACAAGTTCCCAAGTCTGTTCATCAACCAGTTTTATCCCAGGCCTGGAACTCCGGCTGCAAGGATGGACAAGGTTCCTGCTCAGGAAGTCAAAAAGAGAACGAAAAAGTTGtccgaattttttcagtcCTACGAACCGTACGGTCACAAAGTTGGCCAGGTTCAAAATGTTCTCGTCACTGAGATTTCTCACGACAAGAAACACTTCGTTGGGCACAACAAGTTCTATGAACAGGTTTTGGTGCCCATGAGGGATGGGTTCATGGGTAAGATGGTTCAGGTACGAATCATATCCGCCACCAAACATTCTATGAAAGGACAGCCGCTCGATGAAGGAATCTCTGCGTCGATCAGAACTCCGCTGCCCAAAGGGATTGTCTCCGGTATTATTGAAGTTGCCGAAACCAAACAATCCGAACCATCCAAATACAGACTGTTTGCTCTCATTGCAATTTTCTTGGCGGTGTTGGCCAGATTTTTATGGAAACTTTTAAACGTTTGA
- the LOC124182176 gene encoding zinc finger protein ush isoform X1 produces the protein MSRRKQSNPKPIKRKSLHRTTCYVPSRHPSRSIESPRRHRVTSSRTDIRNAQGEDEEWSDSEKTPSVSSGIDGGGSGVSSPAAHPGEDESSLPPPPRLNSTEEIRPRLQTVLPEDVRKRLGNRAEEIEACAKKLQEREAALRTTRDLSPKNHRGKEDADDDVIETVKSSNETRRCSPPSSSRRKEARRALGDLRRLDESPVQAKKMKLDDEATPKLRLNASLATDPALRPATVAALTIQPDNKSTANLTPPLPAALQKAITSGRLFILPTDGKEAITVEPSRPAPLICPPCGIRFSSASTLEAHRTFYCAHRPRADEESANDEDDEKSGKFDIRKAYACPHCSYSADKKVSLNRHMRMHAASPVPPPMTGTGPTTPGSPSNGSLLNEEAERYCRNCDIRFSSLKTYRAHKTHYCSTRHVVKDAPPPPLKASPPASSSPGDSPPPQPCLALPTNPILIVPYSLFRGASVLTAPALPTPDTACFLLPNGALQPMTRGLTAPPSTTEAPTVLRAANKPSTPASANSTSNLPSAAAAATAPLDLSVRRFLVPQDEKENRVSPAPSLPPPPGSPRSRGSSSPRARSLPAGQTSPAPVPSTELALRLAELPPPPVPGVLVKQGVSRCKECNIVFCRHENFVAHKKHYCQARENPVSSPPPSGTPSPPLYQLICAPCGIRFASFDNLNAHQAFYCNKRSEPLEHQARCPKCKALIEPGGSHTCTAGPTGSWPCPVCGLVSPTAGAAQRHIDAHQGVKAFRCTICRYKGNTLRGMRTHIRMHFEKRGTDLQEENYITCVLEDETTVQTTPEPAPATTPEEIPAAEAVVQQQQSVNGTAEVRKSSPQPAATTALTPSSGGKVKQEREDTPPPEESLDPAKAGPRYCHSCDISFNYLSTFIAHKKFYCSSHAGEASNNNNNSTSTPHVQETATTPASRTEASVL, from the exons GGGAAGATGAAGAGTGGAGCGATTCAGAGAAAACCCCTTCGGTAAGCAGTGGCATCGACGGCGGTGGATCGGGGGTGTCCAGTCCTGCGGCGCATCCTGGGGAGGACGAGTCCAGTCTTCCACCACCTCCACGGTTGAATTCAACCGAAGAAATTCGACCGAGGTTACAGACCGTACTTCCCGAAGATGTGCGCAAGCGGCTCGGCAACAGGGCTGAGGAAATCGAG GCATGTGCAAAAAAGTTGCAAGAGCGGGAGGCGGCACTACGAACGACCCGTGACCTGAGCCCAAAAAATCATCGAGGAAAGGAGGACGCAGACGATGACGTGATCGAGACGGTCAAGAGCTCGAACGAGACAAGGAGATGCTCACCACCGTCGTCGTCGAGGAGAAAAGAGGCGCGCAGAGCCCTCGGCGACCTTCGACGACTCGATGAATCTCCGGTCCAAGCTAAGAAGATGAAGCTCGACGATGAAGCTACACCTAAATTGAGACTGAATGCTAGTCTGGCGACTGATCCTGCCCTTCGACCCGCGACTGTCGCCGCTTTAACTATCCAACCGGATAACAAGTCGACCGCTAACCTTACTCCACCCCTTCCTGCTGCGCTTCAAAAAG CGATAACGTCGGGGAGGTTATTTATTCTGCCAACGGACGGTAAGGAGGCAATAACAGTAGAACCCTCGCGGCCAGCACCGCTGATCTGTCCACCCTGCGGGATTCGGTTCAGTTCTGCGAGCACGCTGGAGGCGCACCGGACGTTTTACTGCGCGCACCGGCCGCGCGCCGACGAAGAGAGCGCgaacgacgaggacgacgagaAATCGGGGAAGTTCGATATACGAAAGGCATACGCGTGCCCTCACTGCTCCTACAGCGCTGACAAGAAGGTCTCGCTCAACAGGCACATGAGGATGCACGCCGCTTCGCCGGTCCCACCGCCGATGACAGGAACGGGCCCAACGACGCCAGGCAGCCCCTCTAACGGATCGCTCTTGAACGAGGAGGCCGAACGGTACTGCAGGAACTGCGATATCAG GTTCAGCTCTCTGAAGACATACCGGGCCCACAAAACTCACTACTGCAGCACGAGGCACGTGGTCAAAGACGCGCCGCCGCCCCCGTTGAAGGCGTCGCCCCCCGCCTCTTCGAGCCCTGGAGATTCGCCACCCCCACAGCCGTGCCTCGCGTTACCGACGAACCCGATCCTGATCGTCCCTTACTCGCTCTTCCGGGGGGCGAGCGTCCTAACGGCGCCGGCGCTCCCGACCCCCGACACCGCGTGCTTCCTGCTACCGAACGGGGCCCTGCAACCGATGACACGGGGCCTGACGGCGCCACCGTCGACGACCGAAGCGCCGACGGTCCTCCGGGCGGCGAACAAGCCTTCGACACCGGCTTCCGCGAACTCTACGTCAAACCTCCCttccgccgccgccgccgccaccgccCCCCTGGATCTCAGCGTCAGGCGGTTTCTTGTGCCCCAGGACGAAAAGGAGAACCGCGTTTCACCCGCACCTTCGCTACCCCCACCCCCCGGCAGCCCGAGGTCCAGGGGGTCCAGCAGTCCCAGGGCCAGATCGCTGCCCGCTGGTCAAACCAGCCCGGCACCCGTTCCTTCGACTGAACTCGCCCTCAGGCTAGCAGAGCTTCCACCACCCCCGGTTCCCGGTGTACTCGTCAAACAGGGTGTTTCCAG ATGTAAGGAATGCAACATCGTGTTTTGCCGCCACGAGAACTTTGTGGCGCACAAAAAGCACTATTGCCAGGCAAGAGAAAACCCAGTTAGCAGTCCACCGCCTTCGGGAACGCCGTCTCCGCCCTTGTACCAGCTGATATGCGCACCTTGCGGTATAAGGTTCGCATCATTTGACAACCTGAATGCCCATCAAGCCTTCTATTGCAACAAGAGGTCCGAGCCTCTGGAGCATCAGGCTCGATGTCCAAAGTGCAAG gcatTAATAGAGCCCGGTGGAAGCCACACTTGTACCGCTGGACCCACCGGAAGTTGGCCATGTCCAGTTTGCGGATTGGTCAGTCCGACCGCTGGCGCTGCTCAGAGGCACATAGATGCTCATCAGGGGGTCAAAGCATTCCGATGTACGATTTGTCGGTATAAGGGAAATACGCTTCGTGGTATGAGAACGCACATTAGGATGCACTTCGAGAAGAGGGGGACCGACCTGCag GAAGAAAATTACATAACCTGTGTCCTGGAGGACGAAACGACGGTTCAAACGACTCCAGAACCAGCGCCAGCGACGACGCCGGAAGAGATTCCCGCGGCTGAAGCGGTCGTTCAGCAGCAGCAGTCGGTAAATGGAACGGCCGAAGTAAGGAAAAGCAGCCCGCAACCGGCGGCGACGACAGCGCTGACACCGAGTAGCGGCGGGAAGGTGAAACAGGAACGCGAAGACACGCCGCCCCCCGAAGAGAGTCTTGACCCCGCTAAGGCTGGACCAAGGTATTGTCACTCATGTGACATCAGCTTTAACTATCTGAGTACCTTCATAGCAcacaagaaattttattgctcaAGCCACGCGGGGGAAGCcagcaacaacaataacaactcGACGTCCACGCCACACGTTCAGGAAACCGCAACTACTCCTGCTAGCAGGACCGAAGCATCCGTACTTTag